One segment of Panicum virgatum strain AP13 chromosome 1K, P.virgatum_v5, whole genome shotgun sequence DNA contains the following:
- the LOC120683605 gene encoding cytochrome P450 734A2-like isoform X2, whose product MGENLRRPTFLIWFGPTPRLTVAEPELVREIFLTRADAFDRYEAHPVVRQLEGDGLVSLHGDKWALHRRVLTDAFYPDNLNRLVPHVGRSVAALAEKWCAMAAAGGSGEVEVDVAEWFQAVTEEAITRATFGRSYDDGRAVFAMQGRLMAFASEAFRKVLVPGYRFLPTRKNWQSWKLDREIRQSLTRLIARRSDEAEAENKAAGDGGAFRDLLGAMINAADRKTRAPPSPPAAAIPVEDMLEECKTFFFAGKQTTTNLLTWATVLLAMHPEWQERARREVLDVCGADELPSKDHLPKLKTLGMIMNETLRLYPPAVATIRRAMTDVQLSDGRVIPRDMELLVPIMAIHHDPRFWGPDAAQFNPARFAGGPARAAKHPLAFIPFGLGARMCIGQNLARLEAKLTMAILLQLFEMRASPNYVHAPTVLMLLYPQYGAPVIFRPRSAHRPSDPAAS is encoded by the exons ATGGGAGAAAACCTGCGCA GGCCGACGTTCTTGATCTGGTTCGGGCCGACGCCGCGGCTGACGGTGGCGGAGCCGGAGCTGGTGCGGGAGATCTTCCTCACGCGCGCCGACGCGTTCGACCGCTACGAGGCGCACCCCGTCGTGCGCCAGCTCGAGGGCGACGGCCTCGTCAGCCTCCACGGCGACAAGTGGGCGCTCCACCGCCGCGTCCTCACCGACGCCTTCTACCCGGACAACCTCAAC CGGCTGGTGCCCCACGTCGGCAggtcggtggcggcgctggcggagaAGTGGTgcgccatggcggccgccggcgggagcggcgaggtggaggtCGACGTCGCGGAGTGGTTCCAGGCGGTCACGGAGGAGGCCATCACGCGCGCCACCTTCGGCCGCAGCTACGACGACGGCCGCGCCGTGTTCGCCATGCAGGGCCGCCTCATGGCCTTCGCCTCCGAGGCCTTCCGCAAGGTCCTCGTCCCCGGCTACAG GTTCTTGCCGACCAGGAAGAACTGGCAATCGTGGAAGTTGGACAGGGAGATACGGCAGAGCCTGACCCGGCTCATCGCCCGGCGCAGCGACGAGGCCGAGGCAGAGAAcaaggccgccggcgacggcggcgccttcCGCGACCTCCTCGGCGCCATGATCAATGCCGCCGACAGGAagacgcgcgcgccgccgtcgccgccggcggcggcgatcccgGTGGAGGACATGCTGGAGGAATGCAAGACCTTCTTCTTCGCCGGCAAGCAGACCACCACGAACCTCCTCACCTGGGCCACCGTGCTCCTCGCCATGCACCCCGAGTGGCAGGAGCGCGCCCGCCGCGAGGTCCTCGACGTCTgcggcgccgacgagctccCCTCCAAGGACCACCTCCCCAAGCTCAAGACG CTCGGCATGATCATGAACGAGACCCTGCGGCTGTacccgccggcggtggcgacgaTCCGCCGCGCCATGACCGACGTCCAGCTCTCCGACGGGCGCGTGATCCCGCGCGACATGGAGCTGCTCGTCCCGATCATGGCCATCCACCACGACCCGCGGTTCTGGGGCCCCGACGCGGCGCAGTTCAACCCCGCGCGCTTCGCTGGCGGCCCGGCCCGGGCGGCGAAGCACCCGCTCGCCTTCATCCCCTTCGGCCTCGGCGCCCGGATGTGCATCGGCCAGAACCTCGCCCGCCTCGAGGCCAAGCTCACCATGGCCATCCTGCTCCAGCTCTTCGAGATGCGGGCCTCGCCCAACTACGTGCACGCGCCGACGGTCCTGATGCTTCTCTACCCGCAGTACGGCGCGCCGGTGATCTTCCGGCCGCGGTCAGCTCATCGTCCGTCGGATCCGGCAGCCTCATAG
- the LOC120683605 gene encoding cytochrome P450 734A2-like isoform X1 codes for MGEEMGAGWPTWRAAAALAVAAWLALHVAARVADALWWRPRRLEAHFAAQGVRGPPYRFLLGSVREMVALMAEASSKPMSPPTSHNALPRVLAFYHYWRKIYGPTFLIWFGPTPRLTVAEPELVREIFLTRADAFDRYEAHPVVRQLEGDGLVSLHGDKWALHRRVLTDAFYPDNLNRLVPHVGRSVAALAEKWCAMAAAGGSGEVEVDVAEWFQAVTEEAITRATFGRSYDDGRAVFAMQGRLMAFASEAFRKVLVPGYRFLPTRKNWQSWKLDREIRQSLTRLIARRSDEAEAENKAAGDGGAFRDLLGAMINAADRKTRAPPSPPAAAIPVEDMLEECKTFFFAGKQTTTNLLTWATVLLAMHPEWQERARREVLDVCGADELPSKDHLPKLKTLGMIMNETLRLYPPAVATIRRAMTDVQLSDGRVIPRDMELLVPIMAIHHDPRFWGPDAAQFNPARFAGGPARAAKHPLAFIPFGLGARMCIGQNLARLEAKLTMAILLQLFEMRASPNYVHAPTVLMLLYPQYGAPVIFRPRSAHRPSDPAAS; via the exons atgGGGGAGGAGATGGGCGCGGGCTGGCCGacgtggcgcgcggcggcggcgctggccgtggCGGCGTGGCTGGCGCTGCAcgtggcggcgcgcgtggcggACGCGCTgtggtggcggccgcggcgcctgGAGGCGCACTTCGCGGCGCAGGGGGTGCGCGGCCCACCGTACCGGTTCCTGCTGGGGTCCGTGCGGGAGATGGTGGCGCTCATGGCGGAGGCCTCCTCCAAGCCCATGTCGCCGCCCACCTCCCACAACGCGCTCCCTCGGGTGCTCGCCTTCTACCACTACTGGCGGAAGATCTACG GGCCGACGTTCTTGATCTGGTTCGGGCCGACGCCGCGGCTGACGGTGGCGGAGCCGGAGCTGGTGCGGGAGATCTTCCTCACGCGCGCCGACGCGTTCGACCGCTACGAGGCGCACCCCGTCGTGCGCCAGCTCGAGGGCGACGGCCTCGTCAGCCTCCACGGCGACAAGTGGGCGCTCCACCGCCGCGTCCTCACCGACGCCTTCTACCCGGACAACCTCAAC CGGCTGGTGCCCCACGTCGGCAggtcggtggcggcgctggcggagaAGTGGTgcgccatggcggccgccggcgggagcggcgaggtggaggtCGACGTCGCGGAGTGGTTCCAGGCGGTCACGGAGGAGGCCATCACGCGCGCCACCTTCGGCCGCAGCTACGACGACGGCCGCGCCGTGTTCGCCATGCAGGGCCGCCTCATGGCCTTCGCCTCCGAGGCCTTCCGCAAGGTCCTCGTCCCCGGCTACAG GTTCTTGCCGACCAGGAAGAACTGGCAATCGTGGAAGTTGGACAGGGAGATACGGCAGAGCCTGACCCGGCTCATCGCCCGGCGCAGCGACGAGGCCGAGGCAGAGAAcaaggccgccggcgacggcggcgccttcCGCGACCTCCTCGGCGCCATGATCAATGCCGCCGACAGGAagacgcgcgcgccgccgtcgccgccggcggcggcgatcccgGTGGAGGACATGCTGGAGGAATGCAAGACCTTCTTCTTCGCCGGCAAGCAGACCACCACGAACCTCCTCACCTGGGCCACCGTGCTCCTCGCCATGCACCCCGAGTGGCAGGAGCGCGCCCGCCGCGAGGTCCTCGACGTCTgcggcgccgacgagctccCCTCCAAGGACCACCTCCCCAAGCTCAAGACG CTCGGCATGATCATGAACGAGACCCTGCGGCTGTacccgccggcggtggcgacgaTCCGCCGCGCCATGACCGACGTCCAGCTCTCCGACGGGCGCGTGATCCCGCGCGACATGGAGCTGCTCGTCCCGATCATGGCCATCCACCACGACCCGCGGTTCTGGGGCCCCGACGCGGCGCAGTTCAACCCCGCGCGCTTCGCTGGCGGCCCGGCCCGGGCGGCGAAGCACCCGCTCGCCTTCATCCCCTTCGGCCTCGGCGCCCGGATGTGCATCGGCCAGAACCTCGCCCGCCTCGAGGCCAAGCTCACCATGGCCATCCTGCTCCAGCTCTTCGAGATGCGGGCCTCGCCCAACTACGTGCACGCGCCGACGGTCCTGATGCTTCTCTACCCGCAGTACGGCGCGCCGGTGATCTTCCGGCCGCGGTCAGCTCATCGTCCGTCGGATCCGGCAGCCTCATAG